From Watersipora subatra chromosome 8, tzWatSuba1.1, whole genome shotgun sequence, a single genomic window includes:
- the LOC137402500 gene encoding uncharacterized protein, with protein MVESELPSCPWEVIGSDIFVFESKLYVVIIDYYSRRIEALLVHVQTSGAIIYVMKSVFSRFGVTKIVRSDNGRCYDSDEFRNFAASHGFQLVTSSPRYPQSNGLAEGAVKIVKKLWLKNEDKIEVLSVYRTTPLSTGYSPSELMFGRAVRSTFGLPRFCQVDYEEFEKKNENRKTEIKQNFDKKYRVSEMPELNVNDKVSIKSPSDAGTGGIVVRKDPLPDSYWGRIGDKELRRNRKHLFLRHENEFDKFFENDLGSCLVDTKCSIVPSPLLNDNGEKAPATALNAASAAEPDETPVTTTRSGRLVQPHRYSDMVYS; from the coding sequence ATGGTAGAAAGTGAATTGCCTTCCTGCCCTTGGGAGGTAATAGGCTCTGACATATTTGTCTTTGAAAGCAAATTGTATGTAGTGATCATTGATTACTACTCTAGGAGGATTGAGGCGTTACTTGTACACGTCCAGACATCTGGTGCAATAATATATGTTATGAAAAGCGTATTTTCTCGTTTTGGTGTAACTAAAATTGTACGGTCGGACAATGGCAGGTGCTATGATAGTGATGAATTTAGAAACTTTGCCGCTAGCCATGGTTTTCAGTTGGTTACGAGTAGCCCTCGCTACCCTCAGTCTAATGGATTAGCCGAAGGTGCTGTCAAAATAGTCAAAAAGTTGTGGTTGAAGAATGAGGATAAGATCGAAGTCTTGTCAGTCTATAGAACTACTCCGCTGTCAACTGGGTATTCACCGAGTGAACTCATGTTTGGCAGGGCAGTAAGGTCTACATTTGGACTGCCCAGGTTTTGTCAGGTGGATTACGaggaatttgaaaaaaaaaacgaaaacaGGAAAACAGAGATTAAGCAAAACTTTGATAAAAAGTATAGAGTTTCAGAAATGCCTGAATTGAACGTCAATGATAAAGTTTCGATCAAGTCACCATCTGATGCCGGGACTGGGGGTATTGTGGTCCGCAAGGATCCTTTACCAGACAGTTACTGGGGGAGGATAGGAGACAAAGAGCTCCGGAGAAAcagaaaacatttgtttttgcgACACGAAAACGAGTTTGAtaagttttttgaaaatgatCTAGGTAGCTGTCTAGTAGACACTAAGTGTTCAATAGTACCTAGCCCTCTGCTTAACGACAACGGTGAAAAGGCCCCAGCAACTGCGCTGAACGCCGCATCTGCGGCTGAGCCGGATGAAACGCCTGTTACCACTACAAGAAGTGGCAGGCTTGTTCAGCCTCACAGATATTCTGATATGGTTTACTCGTAA